The following are encoded together in the Lactuca sativa cultivar Salinas chromosome 1, Lsat_Salinas_v11, whole genome shotgun sequence genome:
- the LOC111887890 gene encoding uncharacterized protein LOC111887890: MWSWRMEVKAKWKRKMRGKVRGTKEVRRESVSSNSSQVRASVGFARPEEVWGAMGKTTQQHRRRWNRWNLNGCLGLIFYRKELRRTMVMRLPCCLQSIGRRKEAIGFLWVFVLD, translated from the exons ATGTGGAGTTGGCGAATGGAAGTGAAAGCGAAGTGGAAGAGAAAGATGCGAGGGAAGGTGCGAGGGACAAAGGAGGTCCGACGGGAGTCGGTCAGTAGCAATTCGTCGCAAGTGAGGGCTTCGGTGGGTTTTGCTCGACCGGAGGAGGTGTGGGGTGCGATGGGGAAAACGACTCAGCAACATCGCCGCAGATG GAATAGATGGAACCTAAATGGGTGTTTGGGTTTGATTTTTTATAGGAAAGAATTAAGAAGAACGATGGTGATGAGACTGCCTTGCTGCTTGCAATCAATAGGAAGAAGAAAAGAAGCAAtaggatttttgtgggtttttGTTCTTGATTGA